A genome region from Nocardioides cynanchi includes the following:
- a CDS encoding ABC transporter ATP-binding protein: MPADPHSHPPASVNSLWRLRAYLRPHLAALVIMLVTSMSGVVVAISIPLVIKALIDGPIEDHRASGILPLGLLVLGLGVLEAFLIWWRRWVQNKAVLAVETAMRRDLYDRLQELPMSFHSQWQSGQLLSRATTDLSAIRRFFGFGMLFLLVNITQVTVTTLVLLHMYWPLGLVVAATSAPIVWLSMRFEKAYVVVSRRVQDQQGDLATLAEEGAVGIRVIKSFGRTGHVSGQYDDAARTLLETSVDKVRLSAKFWTFLEMIPNLAVVVVLLLGAIGVGRGALTPGELVAFITLMLSLVWPVASLGVILAMAQEAMTAAARVLEIYDMQPDIVSGDATAPDAQGHLRFEHVDFTFPGSDTPVLCDVNLDLAPGETIALVGATGSGKTALTALVPRLYDVSAGAVTIDGVDVRDYSLHELRTLVATAFEEPTLFSMSARENLTLGRADATEDEIAEAIDIAQAGFVHDLPWGLETRIGEQGMSLSGGQRQRLALARAVLAQPKVLVLDDTLSALDIHTEKLVEEALRRVLGATTGLVVAHRASTVLLADKVALLQDGTITHVGAHRELLATVPAYRELLAADSEELEEAVS; encoded by the coding sequence ATGCCTGCCGATCCCCATAGCCACCCGCCCGCCAGCGTGAACTCGCTGTGGCGGCTTCGGGCCTACCTTCGACCTCACCTCGCTGCCCTGGTGATCATGCTGGTCACCTCGATGTCCGGGGTCGTCGTGGCGATCTCGATCCCGCTCGTGATCAAGGCGCTGATCGACGGCCCGATCGAGGACCACCGTGCCAGTGGCATCCTGCCGCTGGGCCTGCTCGTGCTCGGCCTGGGCGTGCTCGAGGCGTTCCTGATCTGGTGGCGCCGCTGGGTCCAGAACAAGGCGGTCCTGGCCGTGGAGACCGCGATGCGCCGCGACCTCTACGACCGGCTCCAGGAGCTCCCGATGAGCTTCCACAGCCAGTGGCAGTCGGGCCAGCTGCTCTCGCGCGCCACCACCGACCTCTCGGCGATCCGCCGGTTCTTCGGCTTCGGGATGCTGTTCCTGCTGGTCAACATCACCCAGGTCACGGTGACGACCCTGGTGCTCCTGCACATGTACTGGCCGCTCGGCCTCGTGGTCGCGGCCACCTCCGCGCCCATCGTCTGGCTCTCGATGCGCTTCGAGAAGGCCTACGTCGTGGTCTCCCGCCGCGTCCAGGACCAGCAGGGCGACCTCGCGACGCTGGCCGAGGAGGGGGCCGTCGGCATCCGGGTGATCAAGTCCTTCGGCCGCACCGGTCACGTCTCCGGGCAGTACGACGACGCGGCGCGCACCCTGCTCGAGACCAGCGTCGACAAGGTGCGGCTGTCGGCGAAGTTCTGGACCTTCCTGGAGATGATCCCCAACCTCGCCGTCGTCGTGGTGCTGCTGCTCGGGGCGATCGGGGTCGGTCGCGGCGCGCTCACGCCTGGCGAGCTGGTCGCCTTCATCACCCTGATGCTCTCCCTGGTCTGGCCGGTCGCCTCGCTCGGTGTGATCCTGGCGATGGCGCAGGAGGCCATGACCGCCGCCGCCCGGGTGCTCGAGATCTACGACATGCAGCCCGACATCGTCTCCGGCGACGCCACCGCTCCCGACGCGCAGGGTCACCTTCGGTTCGAGCACGTCGACTTCACCTTCCCCGGCTCCGACACCCCGGTCCTGTGTGACGTCAACCTCGACCTCGCCCCCGGCGAGACGATCGCCCTGGTCGGGGCCACCGGCTCCGGCAAGACCGCCCTGACCGCCCTGGTCCCGCGGCTGTACGACGTCAGCGCAGGAGCGGTCACCATCGACGGCGTCGACGTGCGCGACTACTCCCTGCACGAGCTGCGCACCCTGGTGGCCACGGCCTTCGAGGAGCCGACGCTCTTCTCGATGAGTGCCCGGGAAAACCTCACCCTCGGCCGGGCCGACGCCACCGAGGACGAGATCGCCGAGGCGATCGACATCGCCCAGGCCGGCTTCGTGCACGACCTGCCCTGGGGCCTCGAGACCCGGATCGGCGAGCAGGGCATGTCGCTGTCCGGCGGCCAGCGCCAGCGCCTGGCCCTGGCCCGCGCCGTACTCGCGCAGCCGAAGGTGCTGGTCCTCGACGACACCCTCTCCGCCCTCGACATCCACACCGAGAAGCTGGTCGAGGAGGCCCTGCGCCGGGTGCTCGGTGCCACTACCGGCCTGGTCGTGGCCCACCGTGCCTCGACGGTGCTGCTGGCGGACAAGGTCGCCCTCCTCCAGGACGGCACGATCACCCACGTCGGTGCCCACCGCGAGCTGCTGGCCACCGTGCCGGCCTACAGAGAGCTGCTCGCCGCCGACTCCGAGGAGCTCGAGGAGGCCGTCTCATGA
- a CDS encoding ABC transporter ATP-binding protein: MTTDTTVAERSRDEAQPPESQKWRGVAADGRDDLTDETTAKLAGRSRRLLRDLLRPYRRAVKLLTIAVLVENAARLSIPLLVAKGIDQGIPPIQQSNNLRPLFVIVGIVLFATIVQAISRNIFLVRSGQIGQDILFEIRQRIFRQFQRLSPAFHDSYTSGRVISRQTSDVDAIYEMLETGFDGLITAALTLVGTAVLLLYLDVKLGLVALLCGPFLAWATNWFRKESAKSYRVTREKVALVIVHFVESMNGIRAVQAFRREPRNQEIFDDVNDQYRAANLVAFRLVAWFMPEIRLIGNVTIAVVLLYGGYLAYDGQVTVGVLAAFLLYLRQFFEPMMDISQFYNTFQSANAALEKISGVLEEEPGVPEPTAPVALNDPRGDVRFDHVRFEYVDGVPVLPDLDLTIPAGQTVALVGTTGAGKTTIAKLATRFYDPVDGTVTMDGIDLRSLGSTDLHRAVVMVTQENYLFSGSIADNIRFGRPDATMADVEEATRAIGAHGFIATLPEGYETEVSNRGGLLSAGQRQLIAFSRAFLADPAVLILDEATSSLDVPSERLVQRALRTILANRTAVIIAHRLSTVEIADRVLVLEHGRIIEDGTPADLIEGGDGRFSDLHEAWLESLA; this comes from the coding sequence ATGACCACCGACACCACGGTGGCCGAGCGGAGTCGAGACGAGGCCCAGCCCCCCGAGAGCCAGAAGTGGCGCGGCGTCGCAGCCGACGGCCGCGACGACCTGACCGACGAGACCACCGCCAAGCTGGCCGGCCGCTCGCGCCGGTTGCTGCGCGACCTCCTGCGCCCCTACCGCCGCGCCGTGAAGCTGCTGACGATCGCGGTGCTGGTCGAGAACGCCGCCCGACTCTCGATCCCGCTGCTGGTCGCCAAGGGCATCGACCAGGGCATCCCGCCGATCCAGCAGAGCAACAACCTCCGGCCGCTGTTCGTCATCGTCGGCATCGTGCTGTTCGCGACGATCGTCCAGGCGATCTCCCGCAACATCTTCCTGGTCCGCTCGGGCCAGATCGGCCAGGACATCCTGTTCGAGATCCGGCAGCGCATCTTCCGGCAGTTCCAGCGGCTCAGCCCGGCCTTCCACGACTCCTACACCTCGGGGCGGGTGATCTCGCGCCAGACCTCCGACGTCGACGCCATCTACGAGATGCTCGAGACCGGCTTCGACGGTCTGATCACCGCCGCCCTGACCTTGGTCGGCACCGCCGTGCTGCTGCTCTACCTCGACGTCAAGCTCGGACTGGTCGCGCTGCTGTGCGGACCGTTCCTGGCCTGGGCGACCAACTGGTTCCGCAAGGAGTCGGCCAAGAGCTACCGCGTGACCCGCGAGAAGGTCGCGCTGGTGATCGTCCACTTCGTGGAGTCGATGAACGGCATCCGGGCGGTCCAGGCGTTCCGCCGCGAGCCCCGCAACCAGGAGATCTTCGACGACGTCAACGACCAGTACCGCGCGGCCAACCTGGTCGCCTTCCGGCTGGTCGCGTGGTTCATGCCCGAGATCCGGCTGATCGGCAACGTCACGATCGCGGTGGTCCTGCTGTACGGCGGCTACCTCGCCTACGACGGCCAGGTCACGGTCGGTGTGCTGGCGGCGTTCCTGCTCTACCTGCGCCAGTTCTTCGAGCCGATGATGGACATCTCGCAGTTCTACAACACCTTCCAGTCCGCCAACGCCGCCCTGGAGAAGATCTCCGGCGTGCTCGAGGAGGAGCCCGGCGTCCCGGAGCCGACCGCCCCGGTCGCGCTGAACGACCCGCGCGGCGACGTGCGCTTCGACCACGTCCGGTTCGAGTACGTCGACGGCGTGCCGGTCCTGCCCGACCTCGACCTGACCATCCCGGCCGGCCAGACCGTCGCCCTGGTCGGCACGACCGGGGCCGGCAAGACCACCATCGCCAAGCTGGCGACCCGCTTCTACGACCCGGTCGACGGCACCGTGACCATGGACGGCATCGACCTCCGCTCGCTCGGGTCGACCGACCTGCACCGGGCAGTGGTGATGGTGACCCAGGAGAACTACCTCTTCTCCGGCTCGATCGCCGACAACATCCGCTTCGGACGCCCCGACGCGACCATGGCCGACGTCGAGGAGGCCACCCGCGCGATCGGCGCCCACGGCTTCATCGCCACCCTCCCCGAGGGCTACGAGACCGAGGTGTCCAACCGGGGCGGCCTGCTCAGCGCGGGTCAGCGCCAGCTGATCGCCTTCTCGCGGGCCTTCCTGGCCGACCCCGCCGTGCTGATCCTCGACGAGGCGACATCGTCGCTCGACGTACCCTCCGAGCGTCTCGTGCAGCGGGCCCTGCGCACGATCCTGGCCAACCGGACGGCCGTGATCATCGCCCACCGGCTCTCGACGGTGGAGATCGCCGACCGGGTGCTCGTGCTCGAGCACGGCCGGATCATCGAGGACGGCACCCCGGCCGACCTGATCGAGGGCGGGGACGGCCGGTTCTCCGACCTGCACGAGGCCTGGCTCGAGTCGTTGGCCTAG
- a CDS encoding sigma-70 family RNA polymerase sigma factor, whose translation MAESPDVVMQRLHDEHAGALWGHCLRLTNYDRVRAEDVCQETLLRAWRNAALLDETQGSVRAWLFTVARNILIDESRTKRYRSEIAMDELPEPATTEDSNDHLLMTWIVADAVTQLSPEHRAVLQETYFKGHPVAEAARRLGIPEGTVKSRTHYALHALRLALEEMGVVA comes from the coding sequence ATGGCTGAGAGCCCGGACGTCGTGATGCAACGACTCCATGACGAGCACGCCGGTGCGTTGTGGGGCCACTGCCTGCGCCTGACCAACTACGACCGCGTCCGTGCCGAGGACGTGTGCCAGGAGACCCTCCTGCGCGCCTGGCGCAACGCCGCCCTCCTCGACGAGACGCAGGGCTCGGTCCGCGCCTGGCTGTTCACCGTGGCCCGCAACATCCTCATCGACGAGTCGCGCACCAAGCGCTACCGCTCCGAGATCGCGATGGACGAGCTCCCCGAGCCGGCCACGACCGAGGACTCCAACGACCACCTCCTGATGACCTGGATCGTCGCCGACGCGGTGACCCAGCTCTCGCCCGAGCACCGTGCGGTGCTCCAGGAGACCTACTTCAAGGGCCACCCCGTCGCCGAGGCGGCGCGGCGGCTCGGCATCCCGGAAGGCACCGTGAAGTCGCGGACCCACTATGCGCTGCACGCGCTCCGGCTCGCGCTCGAGGAGATGGGGGTCGTCGCATGA
- a CDS encoding anti-sigma factor family protein has translation MSVTPIRCPFAMDDGAYVLGSLSPAERKAFEAHLPGCEHCSVAVRDLAGLPGLLGRLDADVFDLPAIDPVPDTLLPRLSRAVRRQQHRRTWLIAGAAAAVAAAISIGGVAAFDHPHPGTPVAVAPPLGPAMTQIGNDPMTAHLAVTQVGWGTKLDLTCTYPVQHRGASYDAGAYALVVHTLDGRSQRVATWSGLPGKTMHLSAATASQASDISSVNVVRVGGPPVLALHL, from the coding sequence ATGAGTGTCACGCCGATCCGATGCCCGTTCGCCATGGACGACGGCGCCTACGTCCTGGGCTCCCTGTCGCCGGCGGAGCGCAAGGCCTTCGAGGCGCACCTGCCCGGCTGCGAGCACTGCTCCGTCGCGGTCCGGGACCTGGCCGGCCTGCCCGGGCTGCTCGGTCGGCTGGACGCCGACGTGTTCGACCTTCCGGCGATCGACCCCGTCCCCGACACCCTGCTGCCCCGCCTGAGCCGCGCCGTACGACGTCAGCAGCACCGCCGCACCTGGTTGATCGCCGGTGCCGCCGCCGCTGTGGCCGCCGCGATCAGCATCGGTGGCGTGGCCGCCTTCGACCACCCCCACCCCGGCACCCCGGTGGCGGTCGCTCCGCCGCTCGGCCCGGCGATGACCCAGATCGGGAACGACCCGATGACCGCCCACCTCGCGGTCACCCAGGTGGGGTGGGGCACCAAGCTCGACCTGACCTGCACCTACCCCGTGCAGCACCGGGGGGCGTCCTACGACGCGGGTGCCTACGCCCTGGTCGTGCACACCCTCGACGGTCGTTCGCAGCGGGTCGCGACCTGGAGCGGGCTGCCCGGCAAGACCATGCACCTGTCCGCGGCCACCGCCTCGCAGGCCTCCGACATCAGCTCGGTCAACGTGGTCCGCGTGGGCGGACCGCCGGTCCTCGCCCTCCACCTCTGA
- a CDS encoding CDP-alcohol phosphatidyltransferase family protein has product MRRVQVGPATGLAGAAALLVVLTVSVGLGGPALVVGGACAVVTCLLLARGMTRTGLDRLGVANQVTLLRATLVAGVAALVVQSWTASVPRPLVVSLSAVALALDAVDGQLARRNGSVTRLGAAFDMETDAFLILVLSAYVVPVAGSWVLAIGLARYALLAAAQAWRWLANPTPPRLWAKVVAAVQGVVLAVVGSDLLPRRWTEVLLTGAWLLLVESFGHQAWVLWRQRHRQEAPARARWVRPAVDALAFGVVWLALALPPRPDLLRPGALAAVPVELVVFLALALVLPTAIGRVLSVAAGLLLTVTVVVTALDLGFYEGLDRPFDPLTDPGYAGSGLDLLQSSLGRTGQVTVLAGIALGVVLATVACVWAALRSRRAVRSRPELWLRVTGVLTVVWAVAGAAGAQVDGVPVAATPAASLFAAQVDQVQADLRDRAAFRAEVQHDAYALTPGSRLLTRLRGKDVLLVFIESYGRVAVQDTWFAPRVDQTLNRVTQQLGAAGFAARSGYLTSPTFGGISWLAHSTLQTGLWIDSQSRYDQVLSGDRFTLSQAFGRAGWRTVGDVPSDGHGWPLGKQFYRYDQMYGASNVGYRGPRFSYARVPDQYTFKAFYHREIQPRDRRPVMAEIDLDSSHTPWTPLPHVVPWDQLGHGTVYDGMTESHASLFQLFAQQGDTQRNYATSIRYSLHSLVSFVRHAHDNKLVMVVLGDHQPHTVVSGLDASHDVPISLIAHDPRVLDRIASWGWTPGMLPDPHGPVARMDTFRNRFLAAFGSQRTP; this is encoded by the coding sequence GTGCGTCGGGTTCAGGTCGGTCCTGCGACCGGGCTCGCCGGCGCCGCCGCCCTCCTGGTCGTGCTCACGGTCAGCGTAGGACTCGGCGGCCCTGCCCTGGTCGTGGGCGGAGCGTGCGCGGTGGTGACCTGCCTGCTGCTGGCCCGCGGGATGACCCGCACCGGGTTGGACCGGCTCGGCGTGGCCAACCAGGTGACGCTGCTACGGGCCACCTTGGTCGCCGGGGTGGCCGCCCTGGTCGTGCAGTCGTGGACCGCCTCCGTGCCGCGCCCTCTGGTCGTCTCGCTGAGCGCGGTGGCGTTGGCCCTGGACGCGGTCGACGGCCAACTGGCCCGCCGCAACGGCAGCGTGACCCGGCTGGGCGCGGCGTTCGACATGGAGACCGACGCCTTCCTGATCCTCGTGCTCAGCGCGTACGTCGTACCGGTCGCCGGCTCGTGGGTGCTGGCGATCGGGCTGGCCCGCTACGCGCTCCTGGCGGCGGCCCAGGCCTGGCGCTGGCTGGCCAACCCCACTCCCCCGCGGCTCTGGGCCAAGGTGGTGGCGGCGGTCCAGGGCGTGGTGCTCGCGGTGGTCGGCTCCGACCTCCTGCCGCGCCGCTGGACCGAGGTGCTCCTGACCGGCGCCTGGCTGCTGCTCGTGGAGTCGTTCGGCCACCAGGCCTGGGTGCTCTGGCGGCAGCGCCATCGCCAGGAGGCGCCCGCGCGGGCGCGCTGGGTGCGCCCGGCCGTCGACGCGCTGGCCTTCGGCGTCGTGTGGCTCGCCCTGGCGCTGCCTCCTCGTCCGGACCTGCTCCGGCCCGGCGCGCTGGCCGCGGTGCCGGTCGAGCTGGTGGTGTTCCTGGCCCTGGCGCTGGTGCTGCCCACGGCGATCGGTCGCGTGCTCTCAGTGGCTGCCGGGCTGCTGCTGACGGTCACCGTCGTCGTCACCGCGCTGGACCTCGGCTTCTACGAAGGACTCGACCGACCCTTCGACCCGCTGACCGATCCCGGCTACGCCGGCTCCGGCCTGGACCTGCTCCAGTCGTCACTGGGCCGGACCGGCCAGGTGACGGTGCTGGCCGGGATCGCCCTGGGCGTGGTCCTGGCCACGGTCGCGTGCGTCTGGGCAGCCCTGCGGTCGCGCCGGGCGGTCCGGAGCAGGCCCGAGCTGTGGCTGCGGGTGACCGGGGTGCTCACCGTGGTCTGGGCCGTGGCCGGCGCCGCCGGCGCGCAGGTGGACGGCGTCCCGGTCGCTGCGACGCCGGCCGCCTCCCTCTTCGCCGCCCAGGTCGACCAGGTCCAGGCCGACCTACGGGACCGGGCGGCGTTCCGGGCCGAGGTCCAGCACGACGCCTACGCCCTCACCCCGGGCAGCCGGCTGCTCACCCGGCTGCGCGGCAAGGACGTGCTGCTGGTGTTCATCGAGAGCTACGGGCGGGTGGCGGTCCAGGACACGTGGTTCGCCCCCCGGGTGGACCAGACGCTGAACCGGGTCACCCAGCAGCTCGGCGCCGCCGGCTTCGCGGCTCGCAGCGGCTACCTGACCTCGCCCACCTTCGGCGGGATCAGCTGGCTGGCCCACTCCACCCTCCAGACCGGCCTGTGGATCGACTCCCAGTCGCGCTACGACCAAGTGCTGTCCGGTGACCGGTTCACCCTCAGCCAGGCCTTCGGCCGAGCCGGCTGGCGCACCGTGGGCGACGTGCCGTCGGACGGGCACGGGTGGCCGCTGGGCAAGCAGTTCTACCGCTACGACCAGATGTACGGCGCCTCGAACGTCGGCTACCGCGGCCCCCGTTTCAGCTACGCCCGGGTGCCCGACCAGTACACGTTCAAGGCGTTCTACCACCGGGAGATCCAGCCCCGGGACCGGCGGCCGGTGATGGCCGAGATCGACCTCGACTCCAGCCACACGCCCTGGACGCCCCTGCCCCACGTCGTACCGTGGGACCAGCTCGGGCACGGCACGGTCTACGACGGCATGACCGAGTCGCACGCGTCGCTGTTCCAGCTGTTCGCCCAGCAGGGTGACACACAGCGCAACTACGCGACCTCGATCCGCTACTCGCTGCACTCGCTGGTCTCCTTCGTGCGCCACGCCCACGACAACAAGCTGGTGATGGTCGTGCTCGGCGACCACCAGCCGCACACCGTGGTCAGCGGGCTCGACGCCTCGCACGACGTGCCGATCTCGCTGATCGCCCACGACCCGCGCGTCCTGGACCGGATCGCGAGCTGGGGCTGGACGCCCGGGATGCTGCCCGACCCGCACGGGCCGGTGGCCCGGATGGACACCTTCCGCAACCGCTTCCTGGCCGCCTTCGGATCGCAGCGCACCCCCTGA